From Scytonema millei VB511283:
AAAGTATTCTGGATAAACAAAGTCTGTCTACGCCAGAGTCCATCGGAAAGCAAATTGTCTCACCTCTGCTTTCAGTGTGCGATGATGCATTACATCCTGAAAATATAGCTGGAGAAACGTTTGACGGTGAGGGTACGCCGACTCGTCGCATCTCAATTATCTCTGATGGAGTATTAACAAACTTTCTCCATAGCGCAGGTACGGCAAAACGCCTAGACGCAAAACCCACCGGACACGCTAATATTGGCGCAAAGGTGACGGTTAGTCCTCATTTCTACCACGTTTTTTCTAACCAGCCTGCAACTCAAACATACAGCTTAGATGCGGCTGAGAATGTCATTTTTATTGACGATTTACACGCTTTACACGCCGGAGTCAAAGCTTTGCAGGGTTCTTTCTCCCTTCCCTTCGATGGTTGGGTAGTTAACAATGGCAAGCGGACGAGTATCGAATCTGCTACTGTGGCGGGAGATTTTCTGGAAGTGTTGCAGTCAATTATTTTCGTCGAACCAGAGGCAGAATTAACACCAGCAGGGGTCTGTCCTCGGATTTGGGTCGATAATTTGTCAATTACTGGGGAATGATTGCATTCTGTACGGGCGCACAGATGTGCGCCCCTATCGATTGTAAATTTCTTGAGAATATATCTCAAGTAAGATCCAAATAAATAGCTTTATATGAGAGTTTATAGCTTGACACAGCAATCGGAAGGAAGTGCAATATGGTTGCAACTTTAGACGATACCAAGCGTAGAGCGATCGCAATGGAACTAGCAGATTTAAAAGCTCTACAAGAGTTGCTAATTAGCAATGAAGAGAAACTGATTCCATCTGTCAGTAGCGATAAAGAAATTAGCGATCGCCTCAACGATTTTCTCAGAGACGACAGGCAAAATTTGACTGTCATTAACGAAGTTATTGCTAAGTTTGGTGGTTCTGTTGGGTATAGAGATACAACGGGGCAATATGTAGAGCAAGTCAACCGTTTAATGGATGGCAACGAACTATCTTTGTATCAAAAAGTCTCTGCTCACGAGCGGATCAAACACCAAGCTGTTATGACTGGATTGATTATTCACAAAGCATCTCAGGTGACAGGAGAAGATGTCAAGGATGCGATCGCGCCCCTCAATCAAGTCAACTTTGAAAACCGCGCCCACCAAGAACAAATGAAAGGAATTCTAGAGGTTTTGGGAACCCGCGAACTAACGGGTAAAGATCCAGATCAAAGCGTTTGGGCAAGAACTCAAGATGCAGTTGCTGCTTTGCGAGGCGTATTTGACGGGTTGACGAAATAGGCGATCCCCCCAACCCCCCTTCAAAAGGGGGGCTTCGATCCCCCCAATCGCTTTTCAAAAGGATTATAGTTTGGTTACATGTCATCTGTAGGGGCGCACAGCCGTGCGCCCCTACAGGCATCTGCTAAAACTTTTCAATTAAGCATTCGGCTATGCGACAGGCTGCACCTGGTTTACCCATGCGACGAATGCCGTTTTCAGCAATCGATTTTAGCCTTTCGGGGTTAGAGAGTAAAGCCGCGATCGCATCACCAACTTGGTGAGGATTTTGGACGAAAGTAATCGATTCCCCAAAATGACGGCTTTGTGCCTCAGCAAAAGCATAGGTAAATTGCGGACCTTGACCAGGCATGATAATGGCAGGTTTGCCTAGCCCAATGAATTGTTCTGTCGCCGTTCCTGCCATTGCGATCGCAATTTGGGCTTGGTGTAAGCAGTCGTTGTAGGCGTGTTGAGTCAAAATAATAGATGCATTTTTTTGCCGAAATGTCAATACAAGCGATTCCTGTAGGGGCGGGTTTGGCTGAGGTGTACGTGCGATCGCAGATATGTCTGATAAACCCGCCCTGGCAAGATCCCCCCAACCCCCCTTAACAAGGGGGGCTTCAGAGAATCCAGTTTTTACGAGAGCTTGACAAAAAGGCTCTAAATCGAGATGAGGGGCGATCGCAGCTAAAAATACCAATGGGCGATCGCTGAAAGTCACGATTAAATCTGTGACTGCTTGCAATATCAGTTCCCAATTTCGATAAACTTCGGGAGGACGAGAACCAGGTAGCAGCAGAATTTTTAGTGCTTGGCTTGTCTCCTCTAGAAATTGGGACGGTTCGAGGCGATCCATCATGGGATTTCCCCGATCGAAGGCAGGAACGCCATGCTGTTGCAAAGTTTTAGCAGTTAGGGAGTCTCTAGGAAACACTGCTCGACAGCGGCGATGACTCATAAAATAGCGCTCCCAAGGATGATAAATCGAACCCGACCAATGTTCTAAACGAGCAAAAGGCGATCGCCCAGGTAAAACACCATTTTCATCCCGCACGTAATATTCAGATTTCGCTGTCCCCACAAAAGCATAATTCGCTCCACTCCACCAGGCAAAGAGTAAGGGTACGATATCACCTACAGCTAACACTAGGGTGTGGGGTGTAGGGTGTGGGGTGTGGGGTGTGGGGTGTAAAGATTCTAAATTTCTTTCTCCCTCAGCTCCCTCAGCTTCCTCAGCTCCCTCAGCTCTCTTCCTTCCTGCTCCCTTCATCCATTGACGTATTGCCCTCAACTGCTTCCCAGTCAGTTGTAACAAGCCACCTTGAATATCTCCTAGCAGTTGCCGTCCATCCATGTAAATGAAGCCACCAGAAGGCATGGTTTTTACGCTACCAATTAGGGGAATACCCAGACGAGTGTAAGCTTTTCCTTCGCCGACAATTGGTAAAGCAGCAATATCGAGGTTTGGACAAAGCTGCTGGAGTTCTTGCACGATCCGAACGGCAATGATATCTTCGCCGTGACCGTTACTCAAGCATAGTAACCGCGAATGAGGGGTGAGGGGTGAGGAGTGAGGAGTGAGAGAGGAAGGCGATCTATAGTCCATTTCAGTAATAAAAATTAATAAAAGAGCGAGGGAGTTGTTTAAATTTCTAGCATTGAAGAAGCGTTGTTACTAGGTCGCTAAGAAGCTATTTCGAGGCTTATGGGTTAGTTAACAAACCATAACTTCTCAGCCAGACTAATTTGGACTAACTTAGACTGATAGATGTATGGCTTTGGATTTCATCGCTGTAGCCCTCACTGTTTCTCGTCTTTCATCTCTAAGGAAAGAATAAAACTGCACGTCACGCCGCGATCGCTTTCGCTACGCAGCAAGCAGAATTGGACGACTAAATGAGTGTACGGCTGGTGACAGTGGTTGGTATAATCCATACTGGTTTTTTGTCGCGTGGGAGGGTGACAGGTCTATAAGTGGAACTAAGTTAAAAATTCTACATAAAAGCGATTTAGCATAGGCAAGAGGCAGAAATATTAAGCAAGCCTAAAGGTCCTGCATTAGTCTTGAGGGGAGTATGCTAGCTGGAAAAACATTACAGCGTGGGAAATATACCCTGGAACAAGAAATAGGACGGGGTGGATTTGGCATTACTTATAAAGCCACCCACCAATTTTTGGGGCAACCAGTGGTAATCAAAACGCTGAATGAATTGCTCCGGCAAGCGCCGCAGTTTGCCAAGTTTCAGCGCCAATTTCAGGATGAAGCCCGACGCTTAGCAGCCTGCGTCCACCCCAATATTGTGCGAGTCAGCGACTTCTTTGTTGAGGACGGCTTGCCATTTATGGTGATGGATTATATTCCCGGGCAAACTCTTGCCAAAGTAGTGTTTCCAGATCGTCCCTTGCCAGAAACGCTGGCAATTCACTACATTCGGCAGATTGGCGCGGCATTAGAAGTCGTGCATCAGAAGAACTTGCTGCATCGGGACGTGAAACCCCAAAACATTATTTTGCGCCAAGGGACTCAGGAAGTTGTACTGATTGATTTTGGAATTGCGCGAGAATTTACTCCAGGTTCAACCCAAACTCATACCAACATGGTTTCGGAAGGGTACGCACCCATAGAACAGTATCTTGCTCACGCCCCCCGTACTCCAGCTACAGATGTTTATGCCCTAGCAGCAACGCTATACGCGATCTTGACAGCCAAAGTACCAGTTGCCGCTAGCCTGCGCGATCGCATCCCTATGCCCAACGTGCGCCAAATCAATCCTCGGTTAAGCGTTGACGTGGAACGAGCGATTATTTTGGGAATGGAGATTGAAGCTGTCAATCGACCTGCTACCGTAGCCGATTGGCTGGAACTATTGCCCCATACTTATTCCCAAAGTTTCTCAGGTGGTCTGACGGGTGGCGGGCGATCGCAAACTCATAATTCTTCGATCCCAAATTGGCTTTCTCAGTCCAGCCAACCTGGAGTATCGGTGATGGAACCCCCATCTGCCGAGAGCGAGGAGATCCCCGCCAAGCAATCTTTTTTACGCGGTTTGTGGATTGGTGGTGGTTTAGCTGCGATCGCTGGCATTGCAACTCTAGCGATCGGTACAGTGTTTCCTAAGTCTGTCCCTCAGTCACCTCAAAATTCAATACCCGCGCGCTCCAGCCAGCCTGCACCTCAGTCTACATCGCCCACCGATGCTAGATATGAGAAAAACATTACACTTCCACAAAAAGAAAACTCGCAACCAAAAAACTCAACCGCTCCCCCACCAACTCAACCTGTAAAAAATACTACTGAGCAACATCCAGCAGTCAATACTTCTAGGCAAAGTGGGACGCAAAATCTCAGCAGCCCCGTCAACCCAACAATTCGATCTGGCACTCGCAGATGGAGACAAGATCGGAATAATGCTGGGCAAGGTTTTAACCGTAGGGTGCGGGCTACCTCGTCAACCAGAAATCGCTCAACTGTCACGCCTACTCAATCTAAAAATAATCTTCAACGTAACTCGACAAATAAGAGCAAACCGTCTCAACCTGTACCATCTCCTACACCAAAATCAGAACAATCCCCAACATCTAAGCAGTCTCCAACTGCACCTTCGCCAACGCCATCTCCATCCCCGGAAGCATCACCATCACCTCAGAACAACCAACCAGCGCCAGAACCATCGCCCTCACCCCAGAACAACCAACCATCCCCAGAACCATCGCCCTCACCCCAGAACAATCAACCAGCGCCAGAATCATCACCGACAACTAACAACCAGCCACCATCGCCAACACCCGCCGCACCAAGTCCAAATTCTCCTCCGGTCAAAGAAGGAGAACCAATGTTGCCTAGCGATTATGAGTCTGGTAGCATTGCACCATCACCAACGCCCACAGCTGCACAAACACCGCCTGCCAATCCACCACATTAGAAAACCTGGTATCTACCCATGAAAATCATCCACGGTACTTGGATTCCCTCTGCCGAAGCTGATTTCATTCAAGCAGGTGCATTTTACCTGTGGGTAGAAACTTCAACTGTCCAAAAACGTCGCAACACCGATCGGCGCACCCATCCTTTTCATTTGGCTTCAGCAGATCTAGAAGCCTTCTTAACTGAGCAATTGGGAATTGTCTCAGCTACTTATGGCAAGACGAACGCTCGAATTTCTACTAAATATTTTGCCTTGCCAACTGCAAGAGATCGCCCCCTTCCTTCACCAGAATTAGCTAGATATCTTGATGACATCGATCCAGAAAACGAAGAATTTGCATATTGGGCGATCGCTTGTTACTTAGTTAATACCAGCGTCAAAACAAACAGTTACAGCTATAGTCAAGTCAGTAATATTATTAAACTGCTCAACGATATTCATTTTTTAGCTTTAAATAATGCTAATGAAATTCAATTTGGTTCGGATTTAGTATTTTGGTATCACTACACCCAATCTTTTAAAGAAATTATCCTCAAAGACCAATATATTCCAGCACTGAAATATCACGAACTACAAATAACAAAAAGTAAGCGCAAACAGGCAAGTCATACATTTGACATTTATCCAGCTTGGGAAATTATCTCAGAACAATACGATGCGATCGTCCAAAAATATGTCGATTATATGCCAGCTATCTGCACTGCGGGACGAGCAAATATCAGCGATCGCGTAGAATTTTTTACTCCAGAAACTTTGCTGCGGCACTTTTCGGAATACCTATTACAAGATATTGTCACTCATACCCCTTCTACATCCGCATTTGATAGCTTAATCTCTGACTCCCTGCTGCAAAAATGCTTTCAATCTAACAATACTCCCCAACAAAGCGATCGCGCTTTAATAGAATACAAACAGTGGTACGCTTGGAAAGAAAAAATTGCCCGTACCCAGACTGCTATGGCTTTCGACCTCTGTTTTCAACTCCAAGAAGCACCAGCCGATCGCGTAGATAATTGGAATATTGACTTTTTAGTAGCGGCAAAACAAGACCCATCCTTAAAGCTAACCTTGGCTGATTATTGGGGTATGAACCAAAGAGCTAAAAAAGCTTGGTTCAAACATTTGGGTACGGATTTTGAAGCCAATTTGTTGCTAAATTTGGGATATGCAGCGCGAATGTACCCCTTACTTTGGGAAGGATTAGAAACCGATCGCCCCATTGGATTACCGCTGAGCTTATCACAAGCCTTTGAATTTCTCAAAGAAAATGCCTGGGTATTAGAAGATGCAGGCTACAAAGTTATCGTTCCTGCTTGGTGGACTCCTGAAGGTCGTTGCCGCGCTAAAATTCGCCTCAAAACGTCTTCACGCGGTGCTAAATCTACAACTACTAACCAAGGTTATTTCAGTCTAGACTCTCTAGTGCAGTATCAATACGAATTGGCAATTGGGGGTGAGGCTGTCACGCAAAAAGAATGGCAGCAACTTGTGAATGCGAAAACTCCGCTCGTACAATTTCGGGGTCAGTGGATAGAATTAGACCAAGATAAAATGCGACAAATGTTAGAATTTTGGCAATCTCAAGCTAAAGAACAGCCGGAAATGTCGCTACTCGATTTGATGAAATTAGTAGCTTCAGAAGATGAATTAGAGGTTGACCATGATGATGCTTTAGAAAAAATGATGGCGAAGTTGCAGGACAAAAGCAAGTTAGAACCAATCTCAGATCCGCCGCAGTTGCAAGGTACTTTACGGGAATATCAAAAGCGTGGTGTGGCTTGGCTGCAATATTTAGAAGCTTTAGGAATCAACGGATGTTTAGCTGATGATATGGGACTGGGAAAATCGGTACAGGTAATTACCAGAATCATCAATGAAAAAGAAGCGATTGCCACACCACCAACTTTATTAATTGCACCTACATCAGTTGTAGGAAATTGGCTGCGAGAAATTGCCAAATTTGCGCCGCATCTACAAGCAATCGTACATCATGGTAGCGATCGCCTCAAAGATGAAGCTGAATTTAAAGCTACCTGTCTCAAACACGACGTCGTGATTACTTCGTTTACTCTCACTCGTAAAGATGAAAAACTTTTAAGTAGTGTCACATGGCAACGCATAGTAATAGATGAAGCCCAAAATATCAAAAATCCGAAAGCAGCTCAAACTCGCACCATTTTAAAATTACAAGCTAAACACCGACTAGCATTAACAGGAACGCCTGTAGAGAACCGCTTATTAGATTTATGGTCGATTTTCAATTTTCTCAATCCAGGTTATTTGGGAAAAGAAGCACAATTTCGGAAATCGTTTGAAATTCCAATTCAAAAAGATAATAGTAAAGTTAAATCTAGCAGTTTAAAGAAATTAGTCGAACCGTTTATTTTGCGGCGAGTCAAAACTGACCGAGCGATTATTAATGACTTACCGGATAAAGTCGAACAAAACCTCTATTGTAACTTGACTAAAGAACAAGCTTCACTCTATGAAGCTGTGGTAAAAGATGTCTCGAAGCAAATTGAAGAATCTGAAGGAATTCAACGCAAAGGATTAATTTTATCGACTTTGTTGAAACTAAAACAAGTCTGCAATCATCCAGCTCAGTTTTTACAAGATGGGAGCGAATTTTCCCCAGAGCGCTCGCACAAACTCAGCCGTTTAGTAGAAATGGTAGAAGAGGCGATCGCTGAAGGAGAAAGTATGTTGATTTTCAGTCAATTTAAAGAAATTTGCGACCCTTTAGACAAGTATTTGAAGCACAATTGTCATTACAATACTTATTACATTCATGGTGGGACAAATCGTAACAAACGAGAAGAAGCGATCGCCGAATTTCAAGACCCTGAAACAGAACCTTCGGTATTTGTCCTATCTCTCAAAGCTGGCGGTGTAGGCATTACTTTAACTAAAGCTAACCATGTCTTTCACTTCGATCGCTGGTGGAACCCCGCAGTAGAGGATCAGGCAACAGATAGAGCTTTTCGGATCGGTCAGAAGAAGAATGTTTTCGTACATAAATTTGTCGCAATGGGTACTTTAGAAGAACGCATTGACCAAATGATTGCTGATAAGAAAAAGCTGTCTTCTGCGATTGTTGGCAATGATGAATCTTGGCTGACAGAACTCGATAATGAAGCATTTAAGCAACTAATTGCATTAAATAAAACTGCAATATTGGAGTAGCGATTGTGGCGAAATTTAGTCGAACTTGGTGGGGTAAGCGTTTTATTGAAGCCTTAGAAGCATTCAGCGACTCAGGGAGGTTGGGGCGTGGACGTTCCTATGCTAGCAATGGTAAAATCATTGAATATAAAATTGACGGCAACAAAATTACGGCTAAGGTAAGAGGTTCGATTAATCCCTATTTTGGGGTATATAAAGAACCAAAATACGATACGAAATTTGAAATTACAGCAATTGACAAAGCGAGTTGGTCAAAGGCAATTAAATACGTTTCTTCTAAAGCAAGTTTTGTGTCAAAATTGTTAATGAATGAAGTGCCAGACAGTATTGACTCAGCTTTTGCCGACTTAGGATTGCATTTACTACCACATAGTAGAAAAGATTTCAAGACTAGCTGTAGTTGTCCCGATTATGCGAATCCTTGCAAACATATTGCAGGTGTTTATTACTTAGTTGCATCTCAACTCGACCATAACCCATTTCTTTTATTTGAATTGCGGGGATTATCTAAGGAAGAATTGCAGTCAGAACTCGTGAAATCTCCTTTAGGAAAGGTTCTATCCTCCGAGTTAACTACTAAAGAAATTCCCTTAGTATCGGCAGCATCTTATTATACACAACTCGAACAAGTGCCTGTAACCGAACAGATAAATTCCAGAGAATTTTGGTTTGGGACTAAGCGCCTACCATCAAATATTGAAGTAGCCGAACCAGCGATGATTCCAGCAATTACAATTAAAAAACAGGGAGACTACCCCGCTTTTTGGCAAAAAGATACTTCCTTTATTACGGTAATGGAAGAATTGTATCAAAGAGTGAGAACGAAAAATAAAGATGTTATGTAAAGCGTTTGAGAGTAGGAGCATTCATAGGAGCGATCGCCTTCACAACTTTACTTGGATCGTAAAACTTTGTCCATTAGACTAACCAGTACTCGCCCCTTCGCTTGCGATCGCCATGTAGGATATCATAATGATTGATATTTGATTCTGGCTAGATAAGATACTCGTTGTCTCTAAGTAAAAAGCGCACTTTCTCAATATTGTCGCCAGCAGAGTTGCGAATTGCCTCTCGCGACTCTCAAATCAAGTCAGATCGTAAGGACGTTCGGTATCATCTTCACCCATATATTCGCCATTTTGAATTTCTAGTAAAATTAGCGGAATTGCCCCAGGATTTTCAATACTGTGTAGCGTTGCTACAGGTACGTATGTAGATTCATTGCGATGTAGCAACTTATCTTCATCACCGCAATTAATTTTAGCCGTACCAGAAACAACAACCCAATGTTCGCTACGATGATAGTGAATTTGTGGTTTAATTCGGTGCTTTGGCTTAATTTCAATCCGATTAATTCTATAAGTTTTTCCTTCTTCTATTACCTCAACTAAACCCCAATATCTCTGACCTGCGTGTGGAGAGGATTCGATCGCATCTAACTGAGCTTGATTCCCGTTATTGGTCATAAATAGCCTGAAAATAAACATCAATCGCCATTATTAGCAGAAGTATGGCATTTCAGCTCTGGAAGAGTAGGTTGGTTAACGAAATCTTCAAATTTGTTTAAACTTCAAAATGCACTCTTCACAATCGGCTGTTTGGGTATTAAGCTGAACTAGTTTCAACCCGATAAAAACTTCGTTGCTAAAACTGCGGTATTTCGAGCTAAATATCTCGATCGACTCATTACTACAAATCTTCCGCGTCTGTATTTTCTTCAGGAGATTCAGAAACTTTCTTGTGCCGATCCTCCTTCCATCTTCCAGTTTTTCTTGCTGCGTCTGTGAGTAAGTATTCAATTTGAGCATTGACACTTCTGAGTTCGTCAGCCGACCATTTTTCTAATACTTCATACAGTTTTAGATCTAGACGTAGCAAGAATCTTTTTTTTTGACTCATGTATACAAACTACCAGTATTGACTACAGGCTGAGCATTTTGTTCCGAGGTTAAAACCACGAGTAAATTATTCACCATCGTAGCTTTGCGTTCCTCATCCAATTCGACGATTTGTTGTTCGCTCAACCTTCTCAATGCTTCGTCAACCATCCCCACAGCACTATCGACAATCTGTCGTCGAGCATCAATGATTGCTTTCGCTTGTTGGCGGCGGAGCATTGCTTGAGCAATTTCTGGCGCATAGGCAAGGTGAGACAACCTAGCTTCAATAATCTCTACTCCTGCGACTTCTAAGCGTGCTTGTAACTCTTGTTGAAGCGATCGCGATACTTCGTCAGGAATGCCTCGCAGCGAAGGTATACTCTCATCATCACCTGTGTCATAGGGGTAGCGGATGGCTAAGGCACGAATTGCCGTTTCACTTTGGATGGCAACAAATTCTTCGTAGTCGTCTACTTCAAAATAAGATTTGGCTGAATCTACAACTTGCCACACCACCACAGCTGCAATTTCAATGGGACTGCCTTGAGCGTCGTTGACTTTAAGAATTTTGCTGTTAAAGTTGCGTACTCGCAAAGAAATCTTGCGTTTGCGGGTAAAAGGGTTAGTCCACCAAAAGCCTGCTTCTCTAGCGCTACCAGCATAACGACCCAAAAATGTTACTACAACTGCTTGGTTTGGTTCCACCGTAAAGAACCCCGAAAATGTGGGAATAATGACTGCTATTAAAGTTGCTCCCAGCCATGCACCTATTTCTGCCGTGGTGTCTTCTCCCAGTAAATCGGTAATTTTCAGCGTTCTCCCTAATATTGCTTCCCATCCTTGGATAGTCGTCCACAACCACCAAACAGCCAAAATTGCGATCGCCCCCAGTACTACCAGCGCCACAAAACCATCAACCTTAAAGGCAGGACGCTCTTTTAATCTCTCCATATTCCGTACTCCTAACAATTTTTATGAATTGATACCAATGTGATATCGCGATAATATGCCAGCATTTATTTGATGTCAATGTGATATCATGGTAGTATGATGTCTGCTCGTACCAAGTTCGAGAAAATTTGGTACGCAGATGGATGCGGATGTTGGCGCAACCAACACGAACGGGTACGCGGATGGACAGATGACTGGTGACGACTCCCGACTCCCGACTCCCGA
This genomic window contains:
- a CDS encoding phosphomannose isomerase type II C-terminal cupin domain, whose product is MTNNGNQAQLDAIESSPHAGQRYWGLVEVIEEGKTYRINRIEIKPKHRIKPQIHYHRSEHWVVVSGTAKINCGDEDKLLHRNESTYVPVATLHSIENPGAIPLILLEIQNGEYMGEDDTERPYDLT
- a CDS encoding DEAD/DEAH box helicase, which translates into the protein MKIIHGTWIPSAEADFIQAGAFYLWVETSTVQKRRNTDRRTHPFHLASADLEAFLTEQLGIVSATYGKTNARISTKYFALPTARDRPLPSPELARYLDDIDPENEEFAYWAIACYLVNTSVKTNSYSYSQVSNIIKLLNDIHFLALNNANEIQFGSDLVFWYHYTQSFKEIILKDQYIPALKYHELQITKSKRKQASHTFDIYPAWEIISEQYDAIVQKYVDYMPAICTAGRANISDRVEFFTPETLLRHFSEYLLQDIVTHTPSTSAFDSLISDSLLQKCFQSNNTPQQSDRALIEYKQWYAWKEKIARTQTAMAFDLCFQLQEAPADRVDNWNIDFLVAAKQDPSLKLTLADYWGMNQRAKKAWFKHLGTDFEANLLLNLGYAARMYPLLWEGLETDRPIGLPLSLSQAFEFLKENAWVLEDAGYKVIVPAWWTPEGRCRAKIRLKTSSRGAKSTTTNQGYFSLDSLVQYQYELAIGGEAVTQKEWQQLVNAKTPLVQFRGQWIELDQDKMRQMLEFWQSQAKEQPEMSLLDLMKLVASEDELEVDHDDALEKMMAKLQDKSKLEPISDPPQLQGTLREYQKRGVAWLQYLEALGINGCLADDMGLGKSVQVITRIINEKEAIATPPTLLIAPTSVVGNWLREIAKFAPHLQAIVHHGSDRLKDEAEFKATCLKHDVVITSFTLTRKDEKLLSSVTWQRIVIDEAQNIKNPKAAQTRTILKLQAKHRLALTGTPVENRLLDLWSIFNFLNPGYLGKEAQFRKSFEIPIQKDNSKVKSSSLKKLVEPFILRRVKTDRAIINDLPDKVEQNLYCNLTKEQASLYEAVVKDVSKQIEESEGIQRKGLILSTLLKLKQVCNHPAQFLQDGSEFSPERSHKLSRLVEMVEEAIAEGESMLIFSQFKEICDPLDKYLKHNCHYNTYYIHGGTNRNKREEAIAEFQDPETEPSVFVLSLKAGGVGITLTKANHVFHFDRWWNPAVEDQATDRAFRIGQKKNVFVHKFVAMGTLEERIDQMIADKKKLSSAIVGNDESWLTELDNEAFKQLIALNKTAILE
- a CDS encoding SPFH domain-containing protein gives rise to the protein MERLKERPAFKVDGFVALVVLGAIAILAVWWLWTTIQGWEAILGRTLKITDLLGEDTTAEIGAWLGATLIAVIIPTFSGFFTVEPNQAVVVTFLGRYAGSAREAGFWWTNPFTRKRKISLRVRNFNSKILKVNDAQGSPIEIAAVVVWQVVDSAKSYFEVDDYEEFVAIQSETAIRALAIRYPYDTGDDESIPSLRGIPDEVSRSLQQELQARLEVAGVEIIEARLSHLAYAPEIAQAMLRRQQAKAIIDARRQIVDSAVGMVDEALRRLSEQQIVELDEERKATMVNNLLVVLTSEQNAQPVVNTGSLYT
- a CDS encoding SWIM zinc finger family protein, with amino-acid sequence MAKFSRTWWGKRFIEALEAFSDSGRLGRGRSYASNGKIIEYKIDGNKITAKVRGSINPYFGVYKEPKYDTKFEITAIDKASWSKAIKYVSSKASFVSKLLMNEVPDSIDSAFADLGLHLLPHSRKDFKTSCSCPDYANPCKHIAGVYYLVASQLDHNPFLLFELRGLSKEELQSELVKSPLGKVLSSELTTKEIPLVSAASYYTQLEQVPVTEQINSREFWFGTKRLPSNIEVAEPAMIPAITIKKQGDYPAFWQKDTSFITVMEELYQRVRTKNKDVM
- a CDS encoding serine/threonine protein kinase, whose translation is MLAGKTLQRGKYTLEQEIGRGGFGITYKATHQFLGQPVVIKTLNELLRQAPQFAKFQRQFQDEARRLAACVHPNIVRVSDFFVEDGLPFMVMDYIPGQTLAKVVFPDRPLPETLAIHYIRQIGAALEVVHQKNLLHRDVKPQNIILRQGTQEVVLIDFGIAREFTPGSTQTHTNMVSEGYAPIEQYLAHAPRTPATDVYALAATLYAILTAKVPVAASLRDRIPMPNVRQINPRLSVDVERAIILGMEIEAVNRPATVADWLELLPHTYSQSFSGGLTGGGRSQTHNSSIPNWLSQSSQPGVSVMEPPSAESEEIPAKQSFLRGLWIGGGLAAIAGIATLAIGTVFPKSVPQSPQNSIPARSSQPAPQSTSPTDARYEKNITLPQKENSQPKNSTAPPPTQPVKNTTEQHPAVNTSRQSGTQNLSSPVNPTIRSGTRRWRQDRNNAGQGFNRRVRATSSTRNRSTVTPTQSKNNLQRNSTNKSKPSQPVPSPTPKSEQSPTSKQSPTAPSPTPSPSPEASPSPQNNQPAPEPSPSPQNNQPSPEPSPSPQNNQPAPESSPTTNNQPPSPTPAAPSPNSPPVKEGEPMLPSDYESGSIAPSPTPTAAQTPPANPPH
- a CDS encoding hemerythrin, whose product is MVATLDDTKRRAIAMELADLKALQELLISNEEKLIPSVSSDKEISDRLNDFLRDDRQNLTVINEVIAKFGGSVGYRDTTGQYVEQVNRLMDGNELSLYQKVSAHERIKHQAVMTGLIIHKASQVTGEDVKDAIAPLNQVNFENRAHQEQMKGILEVLGTRELTGKDPDQSVWARTQDAVAALRGVFDGLTK
- a CDS encoding lipid-A-disaccharide synthase-related protein, whose translation is MDYRSPSSLTPHSSPLTPHSRLLCLSNGHGEDIIAVRIVQELQQLCPNLDIAALPIVGEGKAYTRLGIPLIGSVKTMPSGGFIYMDGRQLLGDIQGGLLQLTGKQLRAIRQWMKGAGRKRAEGAEEAEGAEGERNLESLHPTPHTPHPTPHTLVLAVGDIVPLLFAWWSGANYAFVGTAKSEYYVRDENGVLPGRSPFARLEHWSGSIYHPWERYFMSHRRCRAVFPRDSLTAKTLQQHGVPAFDRGNPMMDRLEPSQFLEETSQALKILLLPGSRPPEVYRNWELILQAVTDLIVTFSDRPLVFLAAIAPHLDLEPFCQALVKTGFSEAPLVKGGWGDLARAGLSDISAIARTPQPNPPLQESLVLTFRQKNASIILTQHAYNDCLHQAQIAIAMAGTATEQFIGLGKPAIIMPGQGPQFTYAFAEAQSRHFGESITFVQNPHQVGDAIAALLSNPERLKSIAENGIRRMGKPGAACRIAECLIEKF